In a single window of the Plodia interpunctella isolate USDA-ARS_2022_Savannah chromosome 26, ilPloInte3.2, whole genome shotgun sequence genome:
- the LOC128681153 gene encoding 23 kDa integral membrane protein-like: protein MSSKVCSHVLNSFYAFLGLALTATAIWFFVEVKEVTNLRNSNHYLLDYNLYWPQVIPWLFIIVGLLVLGVSGCGFSGATKKSKGILRVHVTFVSITILVSLAVAVIALVFADSKSSDNFIKDTIWDAFYQMKEHHEVEESFGRIERRMQCCGAESPRDYVNWKNDFPNSCCDVFYHGWLEPYSINCEITNKLANERHGCATVAAQYSRIIIKVLSGVSIFIAFISIIILVVSIRMLRSILRRPRVLQAQQESESKKGLI, encoded by the coding sequence ATGAGTTCTAAAGTGTGCTCGCACGTTCTAAATTCCTTCTATGCCTTCCTCGGCTTAGCCCTCACGGCTACGGCGATTTGGTTCTTTGTTGAAGTGAAAGAAGTGACAAATCTGCGGAACAGTAACCATTACCTGTTGGATTACAACCTGTATTGGCCTCAGGTGATACCATGGCTGTTTATCATCGTGGGACTGCTTGTCCTCGGCGTTTCCGGGTGTGGATTCTCTGGTGCCACCAAGAAGAGCAAAGGAATCCTTAGAGTGCACGTAACGTTTGTTTCTATTACAATTTTGGTGTCCCTTGCTGTGGCTGTGATTGCTCTAGTGTTTGCTGACAGCAAATCGTCAGATAATTTCATCAAAGACACGATTTGGGACGCGTTTTACCAAATGAAAGAGCATCACGAAGTCGAAGAGTCATTCGGGAGAATCGAAAGGAGGATGCAGTGTTGCGGCGCCGAAAGTCCCAGAGATTACGTCAACTGGAAGAACGACTTCCCCAATTCCTGCTGCGATGTATTCTACCATGGATGGTTGGAGCCTTACAGCATTAACTGCGAGATTACGAACAAATTAGCTAACGAACGTCACGGCTGCGCGACTGTTGCTGCGCAGTATTCGAGAATCATCATCAAAGTCTTATCTGGAGTGTCAATATTCATCGCCTTCATCAGTATTATCATCTTAGTAGTATCTATTAGAATGCTGAGATCTATTTTGAGGCGACCGCGAGTGTTACAAGCCCAGCAAGAGTCTGAAAGCAAAAAAGGACTGATATAA
- the LOC128681154 gene encoding 23 kDa integral membrane protein-like produces the protein MAREDFIKSVLYVLNIIYAVFGLVSAATGIWFFVHLSEFVALRNSNHYLLDYRVYWPQVAPWLFILLGLFIMIVAFCGYCGANKESRGMLGMYGMFLILIILLQFIAATLIFVFVDGEDTDRFIKDTVYDGYYNSQSNPDVFKAFGRIERKLKCCGANDARDYRSWRNDLPLTCCLDSYYRATCEFTDKEANERLGCAKVASVYTKIISSSVAGASLLIAIVEITGVVLAWKLFHYMREVEHYLPSERKEGETEC, from the coding sequence ATGGCGAGGGAAGACTTCATCAAATCCGTTCTTTACGTCCTTAACATCATTTACGCGGTATTCGGTCTCGTGTCCGCCGCGACCGGAATCTGGTTCTTTGTGCATTTATCAGAATTTGTCGCATTGAGGAACAGCAACCATTATTTACTAGACTATAGAGTGTATTGGCCTCAAGTGGCGCCATGGCTGTTCATCTTGCTCGGACTTTTCATCATGATCGTGGCTTTCTGTGGTTATTGCGGTGCTAATAAGGAAAGCAGAGGAATGTTGGGGATGTATGGGATGTTCCTCATCCTTATTATCCTTCTTCAGTTCATCGCAGCGACTTTGATCTTCGTGTTTGTCGATGGTGAAGATACAGACCGCTTCATCAAGGATACTGTGTACGATGGATACTACAACTCTCAGTCAAACCCTGATGTGTTCAAAGCTTTTGGAAGGATCGAAAGGAAACTCAAATGCTGTGGTGCTAACGATGCCAGAGATTACAGAAGTTGGAGAAATGACCTGCCTTTGACCTGCTGTTTGGACAGTTATTACAGAGCTACCTGCGAATTCACGGATAAGGAAGCCAATGAAAGATTAGGTTGTGCTAAAGTGGCCTCAGTTTACACTAAGATTATCAGTTCTTCAGTGGCTGGTGCGTCCCTACTTATAGCTATTGTGGAAATCACAGGAGTCGTGTTAGCATGGAAGCTGTTCCATTATATGCGTGAAGTGGAGCACTATTTACCGAGCGAGAGGAAAGAAGGAGAAACGGAATGCTAG